Proteins encoded together in one Microcaecilia unicolor chromosome 3, aMicUni1.1, whole genome shotgun sequence window:
- the SPIB gene encoding transcription factor Spi-B, protein MLNLDSLQYESTHGNSSCPDNVMYEVDSFIRHPSSVTSHINTMEPSDIFWTWLEPQDSGYESYDSSHLTPLQNVQVSGLHGTYPPFSQDHVDIQESGVPAQSPYPLLDEELSAQPYNPYLQYMIPGGILPSPSLSSEEDYMNLESPALEVSDSESDENLSPAETSGYDSGVRKKVRLYRFLLELLQRGDMRDCIWWVDREHGTFQFSSKYKEQLAHRWGQQKGNRKRMTYQKLARALRNYGKTGEIRKVKKKLTYQFDSVLLGVRAGEPRGQLLS, encoded by the exons ATGCTCAATCTGGATTCTCTACA GTACGAGAGTACACATGGAAATTCCTCG TGCCCTGATAATGTTATGTATGAGGTGGACTCCTTCATCAGACACCCCAGCAGTGTCACATCCCACATCAACACCATGGAACCATCAG ACATTTTCTGGACTTGGCTGGAACCTCAGGATTCTGGTTATGAGAGTTATGACAGCAGCCACCTCACGCCTCTGCAGAATGTACAAGTATCTGGTCTGCATGGGACCTACCCCCCTTTCTCTCAGGACCACGTGGATATCCAGGAGAGTGGCGTCCCGGCACAGTCACCGTACCCCCTGCTGGATGAGGAGCTCAGTGCCCAG CCGTATAATCCCTATTTGCAGTACATGATTCCTGGTGGCATCCTTCccagcccttccctctcatcTGAGGAAGACTATATGAATCTGGAGAGCCCAGCGCTGGAGGTGTCCGACAGTGAATCCGATGAGAACCTTTCTCCAGCAGAGACCTCTGGCTACGACTCAG GTGTACGCAAGAAGGTGCGTCTCTATCGGTTCCTGCTGGAGTTGCTGCAGCGTGGGGACATGCGGGACTGTATCTGGTGGGTGGATCGCGAGCACGGGACCTTCCAGTTCTCCTCCAAGTACAAGGAACAGCTCGCTCACCGCTGGGGCCAACAGAAGGGCAACCGGAAACGCATGACCTACCAGAAGCTGGCAAGGGCCCTGCGCAATTATGGCAAGACAGGCGAGATCCGTAAAGTGAAGAAGAAGCTGACCTACCAGTTTGACAGTGTGCTGCTAGGGGTCAGGGCTGGGGAGCCTCGAGGGCAGCTGCTTTCCTAA